One window of the Magnolia sinica isolate HGM2019 chromosome 19, MsV1, whole genome shotgun sequence genome contains the following:
- the LOC131234565 gene encoding uncharacterized protein LOC131234565 has translation MVRGFSLFVGNISYDTNQKDLSRIFGKYGKLSDVFTSRDEKFNCPRGFAFVRFLYAAYAYAAMGISLGQTFLLHGLQAHPSSKLLQQGIGFIPWDITVRVVWIAMGYKIFSSHQHQQLLFTRNGISNPKLVDLQSCQKHQMSNYHENKTSDENDNNLYI, from the exons ATGGTAAGAGGCTTCAGCCTCTTCGTCGGAAACATTTCGTACGACACCAACCAGAAAGATCTCAGCCGCATATTCGGTAAATATGGAAAGCTCAGTGACGTGTTCACGTCCCGAGATGAGAAATTCAACTGCCCTAGGGGTTTTGCCTTTGTCAGATTTCTGTATGCGGCATATGCATATGCAGCTATGGG GATCTCCCTCGGCCAAACCTTTCTACTCCACGGACTGCAGGCCCATCCTTCCTCGAAATTGCTGCAGCAG GGGATTGGTTTCATCCCGTGGGATATCACGGTTCGGGTTGTTTGGATTGCCATGGGATACAAAATTTTTTCATCTCACCAGCACCAACAGCTTCTCTTTACACGTAACGGAATATCAAACCCAAAATTGGTCGATTTACAGTCATGCCAGAAGCATCAGATGAGCAATTACCACGAAAACAAGACATCTGATGAAAATGACAACAACCTCTACATATGA